The Primulina eburnea isolate SZY01 chromosome 13, ASM2296580v1, whole genome shotgun sequence genome includes a region encoding these proteins:
- the LOC140808874 gene encoding uncharacterized protein isoform X1, which translates to MAPNKVIAICQSGGDFETDAEGLLSYKGGDAHAMEVDDAMKFTDFKSEVSEMFNCDIGTMCIKYFCPGNKKTLISISNAKDLKRMIKIHDNCDTVDIYVMTKDIVAPDTSNILGSRSSRTTLSEAEVPVSGSPTMLNHIVDDINEPSLMLDTSFDVVGDTNYDDTHIDMATEMPLAVADEMPLPISVVGSSNIKLAKAAEQWQNTITGVGQRFNSVHEFREALRKYAIAHQFSLKYKKNENLRVTVNCKAEGCPWRIHASRLSTTPLFCIKKMNPIHTCEGSTVKTGCKATRSWVASIIKEKLKVFPNYKPKDIVDDIKQEYGIQLNYCQAWRCKETAKEQLQGSYKHAYNQLPFFCEKIMETNPGSLATFATKEDSSFHRLFVSFHASLYGFERGCRPLLFLDSVYLNSKYQGTLLAATASDGDDECFPVAFAVVDTETDENWYWFLKQLKSALSTCHGLTFVADREKGLRQSINEVFQGENVSHGFCLHYLSERLVRDLKGQISHEMKRLIVEDFYRASHAPTPESFHRCMDSVKNTSLDAYNWIMQSEPVHWANAFFDGARYNHMDSNFGELFYSWVSDAHELPITQMVDTIRVKIMETIYSRSKECDVWLTRLTPSMERKMENESLKIRNLQVLLSAGNRFEVHGDSVESVDVDNCDCTCRGWQLTGLPCCHAISVINCLGRDPYDYCSKYFTTDSYKVTYSESVHPISNVDVPPQKGNSQLVVTVTPPTRRPPGRPSLKKVGSQDGGKRVLQCSRCKGTGHNKSSCKELSLDC; encoded by the exons ATGGCCCCAAACAAAGTTATTGCCATCTGTCAGTCCGGTGGTGATTTTGAGACCGATGCAGAAGGATTACTATCCTACAAAGGCGGTGATGCACATGCTATGGAAGTAGATGATGCAATGAAGTTTACCGATTTCAAATCGGAGGTTTCTGAGATGTTTAACTGCGACATTGGTACCATGTGTATTAAATATTTCTGTCCTGGAAACAAGAAGACCCTTATCAGCATATCCAATGCCAAAGACCTTAAGCGGATGATTAAAATCCATGATAACTGTGACACTGTAGATATATACGTCATGACTAAAGACATTGTCGCCCCTGATACCTCCAACATTCTGGGGAGTAG GTCGAGCAGGACAACTTTGTCAGAAGCTGAGGTTCCAGTCTCTGGATCCCCGACTATGCTGAACCATATTGTGGATGACATAAACGAGCCAAGCCTCATGCTTGACACGTCCTTTGACGTGGTTGGCGATACTAATTATGATGATACCCATATTGATATGGCAACAGAAATGCCTCTTGCTGTAGCTGATGAAATGCCGCTACCGATTTCGGTTGTTGGATCCTCTAATATAAAGCTCGCTAAAGCTGCAGAACAATGGCAGAACACTATTACGGGAGTGGGCCAAAGATTCAACAGTGTACATGAATTTCGTGAAGCATTACGCAAATATGCTATAGCgcatcagttttctttgaaatacaagaaaaatgaaaatCTCCGTGTGACTGTAAATTGCAAGGCAGAGGGTTGTCCTTGGAGAATTCACGCATCTAGGTTGTCAACCACTCCACTGTTTTGCATTAAAAAAATGAATCCGATACATACATGTGAAGGTTCCACCGTAAAAACGGGGTGTAAGGCGACAAGAAGTTGGGTTGCTAGCATCATCAAGGAGAAACTTAAAGTTTTTCCCAACTATAAGCCAAAGGATATTGTTGATGACATCAAACAGGAATACGGAATCCAACTAAACTATTGCCAGGCATGGCGTTGTAAAGAAACTGCTAAGGAGCAGCTTCAAGGTTCTTACAAACATGCCTACAATCAGTTACCATTTTTCTGTGAGAAGATAATGGAAACAAATCCAGGAAGTCTGGCCACTTTCGCGACAAAAGAAGACTCGAGCTTTCATCGCCTCTTTGTTAGCTTTCATGCTTCTTTATATGGCTTTGAACGAGGCTGCCGCCCTTTGCTTTTCCTAGATAGCGTATATTTGAACTCCAAATATCAAGGAACACTGCTGGCTGCCACGGCTTCTGATGGTGACGATGAATGTTTCCCTGTTGCTTTTGCTGTTGTAGACACAGAAACCGATGAAAATTGGTATTGGTTCTTGAAACAGCTAAAATCCGCTCTTTCGACGTGTCATGGCTTAACTTTTGTGGCAGATAGAGAGAAGGGACTCAGACAATCAATAAACGAAGTTTTTCAGGGCGAGAATGTTTCCCACGGCTTCTGCCTGCACTATCTATCGGAGCGACTTGTTAGAGATTTGAAGGGGCAGATTTCTCATGAAATGAAGCGACTTATAGTTGAAGATTTTTATCGTGCGTCTCATGCTCCTACTCCGGAAAGCTTCCATAGGTGCATGGACAGTGTAAAAAATACTTCACTAGATGCATACAACTGGATCATGCAAAGTGAGCCAGTTCACTGGGCCAACGCCTTCTTTGATGGTGCTAGATATAACCACATGGATTCAAATTTTGGGGAGCTGTTCTATAGTTGGGTATCTGATGCACACGAACTACCCATAACTCAAATGGTCGACACGATACGTGTTAAGATCATGGAAACAATATATTCTCGTAGCAAAGAATGTGACGTATGGCTTACAAGGTTAACTCCATCTATGGAGAGAAAGATGGAGAATGAAAGCCTTAAAATCAGAAATCTTCAGGTCCTATTATCTGCTGGAAACAGATTCGAGGTTCATGGGGACTCCGTAGAATCTGTTGATGTCGATAATTGTGACTGTACCTGTAGGGGTTGGCAGCTTACTGGATTACCTTGCTGCCATGCAATCTCTGTGATTAATTGTCTTGGTCGCGACCCGTACGATTACTGTTCCAAATACTTCACAACTGACAGCTACAAAGTGACTTATTCAGAATCTGTGCATCCTATTTCAAACGTGGATGTCCCTCCGCAAAAGGGTAATTCTCAGTTGGTGGTGACGGTAACCCCTCCAACTCGTCGTCCTCCAGGCCGGCCTTCTCTTAAGAAAGTTGGTTCACAAGATGGGGGAAAACGTGTACTCCAATGCAGTAGATGCAAGGGTACAGGTCACAACAAGTCGTCGTGTAAAGAGTTATCACTGGACTGCTAG
- the LOC140808874 gene encoding uncharacterized protein isoform X2 — MLNHIVDDINEPSLMLDTSFDVVGDTNYDDTHIDMATEMPLAVADEMPLPISVVGSSNIKLAKAAEQWQNTITGVGQRFNSVHEFREALRKYAIAHQFSLKYKKNENLRVTVNCKAEGCPWRIHASRLSTTPLFCIKKMNPIHTCEGSTVKTGCKATRSWVASIIKEKLKVFPNYKPKDIVDDIKQEYGIQLNYCQAWRCKETAKEQLQGSYKHAYNQLPFFCEKIMETNPGSLATFATKEDSSFHRLFVSFHASLYGFERGCRPLLFLDSVYLNSKYQGTLLAATASDGDDECFPVAFAVVDTETDENWYWFLKQLKSALSTCHGLTFVADREKGLRQSINEVFQGENVSHGFCLHYLSERLVRDLKGQISHEMKRLIVEDFYRASHAPTPESFHRCMDSVKNTSLDAYNWIMQSEPVHWANAFFDGARYNHMDSNFGELFYSWVSDAHELPITQMVDTIRVKIMETIYSRSKECDVWLTRLTPSMERKMENESLKIRNLQVLLSAGNRFEVHGDSVESVDVDNCDCTCRGWQLTGLPCCHAISVINCLGRDPYDYCSKYFTTDSYKVTYSESVHPISNVDVPPQKGNSQLVVTVTPPTRRPPGRPSLKKVGSQDGGKRVLQCSRCKGTGHNKSSCKELSLDC, encoded by the coding sequence ATGCTGAACCATATTGTGGATGACATAAACGAGCCAAGCCTCATGCTTGACACGTCCTTTGACGTGGTTGGCGATACTAATTATGATGATACCCATATTGATATGGCAACAGAAATGCCTCTTGCTGTAGCTGATGAAATGCCGCTACCGATTTCGGTTGTTGGATCCTCTAATATAAAGCTCGCTAAAGCTGCAGAACAATGGCAGAACACTATTACGGGAGTGGGCCAAAGATTCAACAGTGTACATGAATTTCGTGAAGCATTACGCAAATATGCTATAGCgcatcagttttctttgaaatacaagaaaaatgaaaatCTCCGTGTGACTGTAAATTGCAAGGCAGAGGGTTGTCCTTGGAGAATTCACGCATCTAGGTTGTCAACCACTCCACTGTTTTGCATTAAAAAAATGAATCCGATACATACATGTGAAGGTTCCACCGTAAAAACGGGGTGTAAGGCGACAAGAAGTTGGGTTGCTAGCATCATCAAGGAGAAACTTAAAGTTTTTCCCAACTATAAGCCAAAGGATATTGTTGATGACATCAAACAGGAATACGGAATCCAACTAAACTATTGCCAGGCATGGCGTTGTAAAGAAACTGCTAAGGAGCAGCTTCAAGGTTCTTACAAACATGCCTACAATCAGTTACCATTTTTCTGTGAGAAGATAATGGAAACAAATCCAGGAAGTCTGGCCACTTTCGCGACAAAAGAAGACTCGAGCTTTCATCGCCTCTTTGTTAGCTTTCATGCTTCTTTATATGGCTTTGAACGAGGCTGCCGCCCTTTGCTTTTCCTAGATAGCGTATATTTGAACTCCAAATATCAAGGAACACTGCTGGCTGCCACGGCTTCTGATGGTGACGATGAATGTTTCCCTGTTGCTTTTGCTGTTGTAGACACAGAAACCGATGAAAATTGGTATTGGTTCTTGAAACAGCTAAAATCCGCTCTTTCGACGTGTCATGGCTTAACTTTTGTGGCAGATAGAGAGAAGGGACTCAGACAATCAATAAACGAAGTTTTTCAGGGCGAGAATGTTTCCCACGGCTTCTGCCTGCACTATCTATCGGAGCGACTTGTTAGAGATTTGAAGGGGCAGATTTCTCATGAAATGAAGCGACTTATAGTTGAAGATTTTTATCGTGCGTCTCATGCTCCTACTCCGGAAAGCTTCCATAGGTGCATGGACAGTGTAAAAAATACTTCACTAGATGCATACAACTGGATCATGCAAAGTGAGCCAGTTCACTGGGCCAACGCCTTCTTTGATGGTGCTAGATATAACCACATGGATTCAAATTTTGGGGAGCTGTTCTATAGTTGGGTATCTGATGCACACGAACTACCCATAACTCAAATGGTCGACACGATACGTGTTAAGATCATGGAAACAATATATTCTCGTAGCAAAGAATGTGACGTATGGCTTACAAGGTTAACTCCATCTATGGAGAGAAAGATGGAGAATGAAAGCCTTAAAATCAGAAATCTTCAGGTCCTATTATCTGCTGGAAACAGATTCGAGGTTCATGGGGACTCCGTAGAATCTGTTGATGTCGATAATTGTGACTGTACCTGTAGGGGTTGGCAGCTTACTGGATTACCTTGCTGCCATGCAATCTCTGTGATTAATTGTCTTGGTCGCGACCCGTACGATTACTGTTCCAAATACTTCACAACTGACAGCTACAAAGTGACTTATTCAGAATCTGTGCATCCTATTTCAAACGTGGATGTCCCTCCGCAAAAGGGTAATTCTCAGTTGGTGGTGACGGTAACCCCTCCAACTCGTCGTCCTCCAGGCCGGCCTTCTCTTAAGAAAGTTGGTTCACAAGATGGGGGAAAACGTGTACTCCAATGCAGTAGATGCAAGGGTACAGGTCACAACAAGTCGTCGTGTAAAGAGTTATCACTGGACTGCTAG